A single region of the Bacillus cereus genome encodes:
- a CDS encoding ABC transporter permease has translation MNIFNIAVMHIKRDFRDVRTLVFMLAFPIVLMLVLGTALSNAFNSDSHSIKDIQVLYKDKAGSTFSQSFEAFTKEVDKSGIHFKKASEGIDGKEEVQQNKYAAYVELNKDGAKFYGSDRSSIEGSIVEGILTTFVDKYNVAAEVAKVDPSKVSTVISNGNHNDYIKETSLQAAKKPGSMDYYAVVMTTMIALYAAMGASFLIRGERVRKTGDRLIAAPISKAEIFIGKVLGSLVANALCLLLVVIFSKFVFQANWGDHLGIIFIILLTEVFLAISFGLGIGFITKTGEASRAIIMVVVQLASIFGGAYFVVEENVVTNLSPLTWANTAIMKIIYANDIGAALPVISLNLGISAIFLLIAIIALSRREGL, from the coding sequence TTGAACATCTTCAATATTGCAGTTATGCACATTAAAAGAGATTTCAGGGACGTAAGAACGTTAGTTTTTATGTTAGCATTTCCGATTGTGCTTATGCTTGTATTAGGAACAGCGTTAAGTAACGCATTTAATAGCGATAGTCATTCGATTAAAGACATACAAGTGCTTTATAAAGATAAAGCGGGAAGCACTTTTTCTCAATCATTTGAAGCATTTACGAAAGAGGTCGATAAATCGGGTATTCATTTTAAAAAAGCTTCCGAAGGTATAGATGGGAAAGAAGAAGTGCAGCAAAATAAATATGCTGCATATGTAGAATTGAATAAAGATGGTGCGAAATTTTACGGAAGCGACAGAAGTAGTATTGAAGGAAGTATTGTTGAAGGAATACTTACGACATTTGTTGATAAGTACAATGTAGCGGCAGAAGTTGCAAAAGTAGATCCAAGTAAGGTTAGCACAGTTATTTCAAATGGAAATCATAATGATTATATTAAAGAAACATCTTTACAAGCTGCTAAAAAACCAGGTTCTATGGATTACTACGCGGTTGTAATGACGACAATGATTGCACTGTATGCGGCAATGGGGGCGAGTTTTTTAATTCGAGGAGAACGAGTACGTAAAACAGGAGATCGTTTAATTGCAGCACCTATAAGTAAGGCTGAAATTTTCATTGGGAAAGTGCTCGGTAGTCTTGTAGCAAATGCACTTTGTCTATTACTCGTCGTTATATTTAGTAAATTTGTTTTTCAAGCGAATTGGGGCGACCATCTTGGAATCATATTTATTATTTTACTAACAGAAGTTTTTCTGGCAATTAGTTTCGGTTTAGGAATCGGATTTATTACAAAAACAGGTGAGGCATCTAGAGCAATTATTATGGTTGTTGTGCAATTAGCTTCTATTTTTGGTGGTGCTTATTTTGTAGTGGAAGAAAATGTCGTTACGAATTTATCGCCATTAACGTGGGCCAACACAGCCATTATGAAAATTATTTATGCAAATGACATAGGAGCAGCACTGCCGGTTATTTCTTTAAATCTTGGAATTTCAGCAATCTTTTTATTAATTGCGATTATCGCATTAAGTAGACGGGAGGGGCTGTAA
- the cls gene encoding cardiolipin synthase, protein MIKKILRVASIIIGIFVFVLIGMHIDVTLGRKMEAGKNMPTEYAPHYSDFQLYVEGKSLYEQLFEDIKKAKSSIYTYFYILSDDKSSYTFLNLLMQKAREGVTVYLSVDLINDLSFDRKVKNELKENGVHFTYSRKPELPFGFYSLHHRNHRRITTIDGEIGYTGGFNMGDEYLGKDKRFGYWRDYHVRIRGEGAKDLEEQFALDWKRDTKENIKRSTNKASKGNTLHTMASYNGHHVAEKYIELIKEAKHSIVITTPYFIAKNKELMNALIGAQKRGVTVKILWSYKPDIPLIKEAAYPYIHQAVKNGITVYGYKKGMFHGKLMLIDNELTVIGTTNITARSFYINDEMNLYIHGGPIIAQVNEALTQDIGDSKEMTETFFDNLSFWERCKEKVVGWVDFYL, encoded by the coding sequence ATGATAAAAAAGATATTGCGAGTTGCTTCTATTATTATTGGTATATTCGTTTTTGTTTTAATTGGGATGCATATTGACGTTACGCTCGGACGGAAAATGGAAGCCGGGAAAAATATGCCGACAGAGTATGCTCCTCATTATAGTGACTTTCAATTATATGTAGAAGGGAAATCATTATATGAGCAGTTATTTGAAGATATTAAAAAAGCGAAAAGCTCCATTTACACTTATTTTTACATTTTGTCAGATGATAAAAGTAGTTACACTTTTTTAAATTTATTAATGCAGAAGGCGAGAGAAGGGGTGACCGTATATTTGTCGGTCGACTTAATTAATGATCTATCTTTTGACAGAAAGGTGAAAAATGAATTAAAAGAGAACGGTGTTCACTTTACATATAGTAGAAAACCTGAGTTGCCATTTGGATTTTATTCTCTACATCATCGGAATCATCGCCGTATTACGACGATTGATGGGGAAATTGGTTATACGGGTGGATTTAATATGGGAGATGAATATTTAGGGAAAGATAAGCGTTTTGGATATTGGCGTGACTATCATGTACGGATAAGAGGAGAAGGAGCAAAAGATTTAGAAGAGCAATTCGCTTTAGATTGGAAACGAGATACGAAAGAAAATATAAAAAGAAGTACGAACAAAGCTAGTAAAGGGAATACATTACATACGATGGCTAGCTACAATGGACATCACGTCGCTGAAAAATATATCGAATTAATAAAAGAAGCGAAGCATTCAATTGTCATTACAACACCATATTTTATAGCGAAAAATAAAGAATTAATGAATGCTTTAATTGGAGCGCAAAAGCGTGGTGTTACAGTGAAAATACTTTGGTCATATAAACCGGATATACCTCTTATTAAAGAGGCGGCATATCCTTACATCCATCAAGCTGTTAAAAACGGGATTACTGTGTATGGTTATAAAAAAGGGATGTTTCATGGAAAGTTAATGCTGATTGATAATGAATTAACTGTTATCGGTACAACGAACATAACTGCACGTAGCTTCTATATAAATGATGAGATGAATTTGTATATTCACGGTGGACCTATCATAGCGCAAGTGAATGAGGCGTTAACGCAAGACATTGGTGATTCGAAAGAGATGACAGAAACATTTTTTGACAACTTATCTTTCTGGGAGCGTTGTAAGGAGAAAGTAGTTGGATGGGTTGATTTTTATTTGTGA
- a CDS encoding ABC transporter ATP-binding protein has translation MNTLEIKNLTKKFGDFIAVDNMSLSIKEGEIFGFLGSNGAGKSTTINMIAGLLRSNEGEISILGKNIKKNNRFAKMNIGIVPQDIAIYEELTAYENVKFFAGLYGLRGAELKARVEEALQFVGLSDKHKSYPKNFSGGMKRRLNIACAIAHRPKLIIMDEPTVGIDPQSRNYILQSVRKLNEMGSTIIYTSHYMEEVEEICTKIAIVDHGKVIAEGTKEQLKAIITDTKDIWIEVKSVENLDVEKLKEINGVKAVQIEENVIKVNSDAGLNNLNKIIQHFINHDIEIRSLEEQAPNLETVFLTLTGRNLRDK, from the coding sequence ATGAATACATTGGAAATTAAAAATTTAACGAAAAAATTTGGTGATTTCATCGCGGTAGATAATATGTCTTTATCTATTAAAGAAGGAGAAATATTTGGATTTTTAGGATCGAATGGTGCTGGTAAGAGTACAACGATAAATATGATTGCTGGCTTGTTAAGAAGTAATGAAGGTGAAATTAGCATACTAGGAAAAAATATAAAGAAAAATAATCGATTTGCGAAAATGAACATCGGTATCGTTCCACAAGATATAGCAATATATGAAGAGCTAACCGCCTATGAAAATGTGAAATTCTTTGCCGGATTGTACGGACTAAGAGGAGCTGAACTAAAAGCGAGAGTAGAGGAAGCACTTCAATTTGTGGGGCTTAGTGATAAACATAAAAGCTATCCGAAAAACTTTTCTGGCGGGATGAAAAGAAGGCTGAATATCGCTTGTGCAATCGCTCATAGACCGAAGTTAATTATTATGGATGAACCGACAGTTGGAATTGATCCGCAGTCAAGGAACTACATTCTTCAGTCTGTCCGAAAATTAAATGAAATGGGAAGTACGATTATTTATACGAGTCACTACATGGAAGAAGTCGAAGAGATTTGTACGAAAATAGCAATTGTAGATCACGGTAAGGTAATTGCGGAAGGAACGAAAGAACAGTTAAAAGCGATTATTACCGATACGAAAGACATTTGGATTGAAGTGAAGTCAGTAGAAAATCTAGACGTTGAAAAATTAAAAGAGATAAACGGTGTGAAAGCTGTTCAAATTGAAGAGAACGTAATCAAAGTAAATTCTGATGCAGGATTAAATAATTTAAATAAAATTATTCAACACTTTATTAATCATGATATTGAAATTCGTTCATTAGAAGAGCAGGCTCCGAATTTAGAAACAGTATTCCTTACATTGACCGGAAGAAACTTACGAGATAAATAA
- a CDS encoding esterase/lipase family protein, with amino-acid sequence MKIRKTPIIFIPGLFGSMSNIIIPGTGNWSFGLSAFVYEPFIMMLESIGYERNKNLFICFYDWRQRITVSTQKYLLKTIAYVKKFTGCDKLNLVCHSMGGLLARSYVQSEEYENDVEQLIILCTPNAGSPPNYSYWTGGSLPVHASSKINIVHFYMEQYIHYLSTFHNMDKVKAIHLYFPGLQDVIPCKDYGNYLFIKSGSSITFLPYNKMKMKNPFLDTLNANRFIIEKRNIETTLIAGDGVETIQYLQVVPSHSKLEWTDGKVVGDILTKHGDGNTVLHSVFLLEGNKYVVHASHNEALYKSIPILQKIL; translated from the coding sequence ATGAAAATAAGAAAAACTCCTATTATTTTTATTCCAGGTCTTTTCGGTTCAATGAGTAATATTATTATCCCTGGTACTGGTAATTGGAGCTTTGGACTTTCTGCGTTTGTTTATGAACCATTCATCATGATGTTAGAAAGTATCGGCTATGAACGAAATAAAAACTTGTTTATCTGTTTTTATGACTGGCGTCAGCGTATTACTGTTTCTACTCAAAAATATTTATTAAAAACAATTGCCTATGTTAAAAAATTTACAGGGTGTGATAAACTAAATTTAGTTTGTCATAGTATGGGTGGACTTCTTGCACGTTCTTACGTTCAAAGTGAAGAATATGAAAATGATGTGGAGCAACTTATTATACTCTGTACACCAAACGCTGGATCTCCTCCCAATTATAGTTATTGGACTGGGGGTAGTCTCCCTGTTCATGCCTCTTCTAAAATAAATATTGTTCATTTTTATATGGAACAATATATTCATTACTTAAGCACCTTTCATAATATGGATAAAGTTAAAGCGATACACCTTTACTTTCCAGGTTTACAAGATGTTATTCCTTGTAAAGATTACGGAAATTATTTATTTATAAAATCCGGCTCTTCTATTACATTTCTTCCTTATAACAAGATGAAAATGAAAAATCCTTTCCTCGATACATTAAATGCAAATAGATTTATTATAGAGAAAAGAAATATTGAAACTACACTCATTGCAGGAGATGGAGTGGAAACGATTCAATATTTACAAGTCGTCCCTTCACATTCAAAACTGGAATGGACAGACGGAAAAGTCGTCGGTGATATACTTACAAAACATGGTGATGGTAACACTGTTCTACATAGCGTTTTTCTTCTAGAGGGAAATAAATATGTTGTGCATGCTTCGCATAACGAAGCGCTCTACAAAAGCATTCCTATATTACAAAAGATACTGTAA
- the pyrH gene encoding UMP kinase — translation MRPYKRVLIKLSGGALADQSGNSFNSKRLEHIANEIISIIDLDIEVSIVIGGGNIFRGHLAEEWGIDRVEADNIGTLGTIINSLMLRGVLTSKTDREVRVMTSIPFNAVAEPYIRLRAVHHLNNGYVVIFGGGNGQPFVTTDYPSVQRAIEMNSDAILVAKQGVDGVFTSDPKHNKSAKMYRKLNYNDVVRQNIQVMDQAALLLARDYNLPAHVFNFDEPGVMKRICLGEHVGTLINDDVSMLVHEK, via the coding sequence ATGAGGCCATATAAAAGAGTCTTAATAAAACTAAGCGGCGGCGCTCTTGCCGATCAATCCGGAAATAGCTTTAACTCCAAACGATTAGAACATATCGCAAACGAAATAATATCCATTATCGACCTAGATATTGAAGTATCCATTGTCATCGGCGGCGGTAACATTTTCAGAGGTCATCTAGCTGAAGAATGGGGAATTGATCGTGTAGAAGCTGATAATATCGGTACGCTAGGTACGATTATTAACAGCTTAATGCTTCGCGGCGTTTTAACAAGTAAAACAGATAGAGAAGTACGCGTTATGACTTCCATCCCTTTTAATGCAGTAGCTGAACCATATATTCGCTTACGTGCAGTACATCATTTAAATAACGGTTATGTTGTCATATTCGGTGGTGGTAACGGGCAACCATTCGTTACAACAGATTACCCAAGTGTACAAAGAGCCATTGAAATGAATAGCGACGCCATTTTAGTCGCAAAACAAGGAGTAGACGGTGTCTTTACAAGTGATCCAAAACATAATAAATCAGCGAAAATGTATCGAAAACTGAACTATAACGATGTTGTTAGGCAAAACATACAAGTCATGGATCAAGCCGCTTTACTGCTTGCTCGAGATTATAATTTACCGGCACATGTCTTTAACTTTGATGAGCCTGGCGTTATGAAAAGAATTTGTTTAGGTGAACATGTTGGGACGTTGATTAATGATGATGTTTCGATGCTTGTGCATGAAAAATAG
- a CDS encoding ABC transporter permease, whose amino-acid sequence MKDILWLIRKTLVALFKNKKGLLLIVSLPIIGTLISFSIYGNVGQGTLNIGVINKENQPIANDTVKFLEGLNHVNVSKIKESEVEDKLTSKKLDGVITLQSGFSESVRVGKPSHIEVSSIKGDQVTVFIKSYLYNYVDNIAAISKVAGADQSTFDSMYAGYQKSSFKVKAETLEDTSKNKDMTNQTIGYLIMFMLFSAANLSGIILKEKENRTYFRLLSTPIDGKKFILSNVAVNMIILTVQIVIAVLFMKYVFHTNINMPFTVMIGVLMIFALIAIGLSLVIVSFAKNSTASNAMQNVVIVPTCLLAGCYFPYDIMPKTVQKIADFLPQRWLMDTISKLQQGIPFSELYLNILILFAFAIAFFLIAIYKFGRNNDARNFV is encoded by the coding sequence ATGAAAGATATTTTATGGCTCATACGAAAAACATTAGTTGCGCTTTTTAAAAATAAAAAAGGATTATTGCTTATTGTAAGTTTGCCGATAATAGGAACACTCATTTCTTTTTCAATATATGGTAATGTAGGGCAAGGAACGTTAAATATTGGGGTTATAAATAAAGAAAATCAGCCTATCGCAAATGATACAGTGAAATTTTTAGAAGGACTCAATCATGTAAATGTTAGTAAAATTAAGGAATCTGAAGTGGAAGATAAACTCACTTCAAAAAAACTTGATGGTGTTATTACATTACAGTCTGGTTTTTCCGAAAGTGTTCGAGTAGGGAAACCGAGTCATATTGAAGTTTCATCGATTAAAGGTGATCAAGTAACAGTATTTATAAAATCATATTTATATAATTATGTTGATAATATCGCTGCGATTAGTAAAGTGGCGGGGGCGGATCAAAGTACGTTTGATAGTATGTACGCTGGTTATCAAAAAAGTTCATTTAAAGTAAAAGCAGAGACACTTGAAGATACTTCGAAAAATAAGGATATGACAAATCAAACGATTGGTTATCTTATCATGTTTATGCTATTTTCGGCAGCGAATTTATCTGGAATTATTTTAAAAGAAAAAGAGAACAGAACGTATTTTAGATTATTATCGACACCGATAGATGGAAAGAAATTTATATTATCTAATGTCGCGGTGAATATGATTATACTAACAGTGCAGATTGTAATTGCCGTATTATTTATGAAGTATGTTTTTCATACAAATATAAATATGCCTTTCACAGTGATGATTGGTGTACTCATGATATTTGCTTTAATCGCGATTGGTTTGTCTTTAGTCATTGTGTCTTTTGCGAAAAATTCAACTGCTTCAAATGCGATGCAAAATGTCGTTATTGTACCGACATGTTTATTAGCGGGATGCTATTTCCCATATGATATTATGCCGAAAACAGTACAAAAAATAGCTGATTTTTTACCGCAACGCTGGCTAATGGACACGATTTCGAAATTACAGCAAGGAATTCCGTTTTCAGAGTTGTATTTAAATATTTTAATCTTATTCGCCTTTGCAATAGCGTTCTTCTTAATTGCGATTTATAAGTTTGGAAGAAATAATGATGCAAGGAACTTTGTTTAA
- the exsE gene encoding exosporium protein ExsE produces the protein MRTWRVGTFSMGLSIISLGCFLLFSVVKGIQVLDTLTAWWPVLLIILGAEVLLYLLFSKKEQSFIKYDIFSIFFIGVLGSVGIAFYCLLSTGVLEEVRHSINTTRQTSNIPDGQFDIPESIKKIVVDAGHQPLTIEGNNTNQIHLLGTYEITTKANEKLNLKRDDFLSVQTAGETMYITLKSLPVQHTLFNSAPQVKPTLVLPQNKNVEIRASNNELSLYPGQLQNNWFVQESSRVSIHLAKESDVSLTAVTNQKETHGSTPWEQVEDLTKKENNSSEEHPELNNQEHWYKNSIKTGNGTYKLNIEKAYNLNMSVIEK, from the coding sequence ATGAGGACTTGGCGTGTTGGAACATTCTCAATGGGGCTTTCTATTATATCGTTAGGATGCTTTTTACTATTTTCAGTCGTAAAAGGAATTCAAGTATTAGATACACTAACTGCATGGTGGCCAGTTTTACTTATCATACTTGGAGCTGAAGTTTTACTATACCTTTTATTTTCTAAGAAGGAACAATCATTTATTAAATATGATATTTTTAGCATTTTCTTTATCGGCGTTTTAGGAAGCGTCGGAATTGCTTTTTACTGTTTATTATCAACTGGAGTACTAGAAGAAGTTCGTCACTCTATTAACACAACGAGACAAACGAGTAATATTCCAGACGGACAATTTGATATACCTGAATCTATCAAAAAAATCGTAGTAGATGCAGGACATCAACCTCTAACGATAGAGGGAAATAATACAAATCAAATTCATCTTTTGGGAACTTATGAAATAACGACGAAAGCAAATGAAAAACTCAATTTAAAACGAGATGATTTCCTTTCAGTTCAAACGGCTGGAGAAACGATGTATATCACTTTAAAATCATTACCTGTTCAGCATACGTTATTTAATTCAGCACCACAGGTGAAACCAACGCTTGTTCTTCCGCAAAATAAAAATGTGGAAATCCGTGCTTCAAATAACGAACTATCTCTTTATCCAGGTCAATTACAAAATAATTGGTTTGTACAGGAAAGCTCAAGAGTGTCTATCCATCTTGCAAAAGAGAGTGATGTATCTTTAACAGCAGTAACGAATCAAAAAGAAACACATGGAAGTACACCTTGGGAACAAGTAGAAGATTTAACGAAAAAAGAAAATAATTCTTCAGAAGAACATCCAGAATTAAACAACCAAGAACATTGGTATAAAAATTCAATTAAAACTGGAAATGGCACGTACAAGTTAAATATTGAGAAAGCTTATAATTTAAATATGAGCGTTATTGAAAAATAA
- a CDS encoding RNA polymerase sigma factor: protein MEEKQLIEKAQQGSEHAFRILVQTYRHYIFQVIFSILRHEEDAKDVTQEVFVKIHTSLPNYQFRGLKTWMARIATNHAIDYKRKKARENEELSLCKETEENIKSSHNIEALLLTKEQKLLIAQKLRELPDNYRDVVLAHYLEEKSYQEIAFQENIEVKTVEMKLYRARKWIKKHWKEEEFL, encoded by the coding sequence ATTGAGGAAAAACAATTAATTGAAAAAGCACAGCAAGGAAGCGAGCATGCTTTTCGTATCCTTGTACAAACATATCGTCATTATATTTTTCAAGTTATCTTTTCTATTTTAAGACATGAAGAAGATGCTAAAGATGTTACACAAGAAGTATTCGTAAAAATTCACACCTCTCTCCCAAATTATCAATTTCGCGGATTAAAAACGTGGATGGCACGTATTGCCACCAATCACGCTATTGATTATAAGAGAAAGAAAGCTAGAGAAAACGAAGAACTCTCCTTATGTAAAGAAACAGAGGAAAATATAAAATCCTCTCATAACATTGAAGCTTTACTATTGACGAAAGAGCAAAAATTACTCATTGCTCAAAAACTAAGAGAACTTCCCGACAATTACCGTGACGTCGTTCTCGCGCATTACTTAGAGGAAAAAAGTTATCAAGAAATTGCTTTCCAAGAAAACATCGAAGTGAAAACGGTCGAAATGAAACTGTATCGGGCAAGAAAATGGATTAAAAAACATTGGAAGGAGGAAGAGTTTCTATGA
- a CDS encoding sensor histidine kinase has protein sequence MEFWLTVSKLIVFLYIVFSYIHLNVTNLPWIILTLLIYLSINVMISILKKDTYNKILICVSVGVVMLFTWRVHPFFILFLPLNLYEIANYCIEKKWLIFFIMILPIIFIGEGIQMTYGLISVFCFFSLTIAHRYIVRLLKLEMQNDKMRKDIQRLTKNLNENKDYIRQSEYTFKLEERNRLSQEIHDKIGHSMTGALIQMEAAKRLMEIDKVKSAELLQNAIHISKDGIESIRITLKNMKPPIEQIGIHRMKLFIEEFAGKHDVNIPFVYKGNLDMISPIQWKIIGENVTEALTNTMKYADATVISIDIHVLNKVVKVQVKDNGKGATLVKKGLGIMGMEERTASVNGKIIVDGTSGFSVTMLLPI, from the coding sequence ATGGAATTTTGGCTAACTGTAAGTAAACTTATTGTCTTTTTATATATAGTGTTTAGCTACATTCATTTAAATGTTACGAACCTACCGTGGATTATACTTACTTTGCTTATATATCTTTCTATAAATGTGATGATTTCCATATTGAAAAAAGATACGTACAATAAGATTTTAATTTGCGTATCAGTTGGCGTAGTTATGTTATTTACGTGGAGGGTTCATCCGTTTTTTATTTTGTTTTTACCTTTGAACTTATATGAAATTGCAAATTATTGTATAGAAAAGAAATGGTTAATCTTTTTCATTATGATCCTTCCTATTATTTTTATAGGTGAAGGTATTCAAATGACGTATGGACTTATTAGTGTATTTTGTTTTTTTTCCTTAACGATAGCCCACCGCTATATAGTACGATTATTAAAACTCGAAATGCAAAATGATAAAATGAGAAAAGACATACAAAGACTTACGAAAAACTTAAATGAAAATAAAGATTACATAAGGCAATCAGAATACACATTTAAGTTAGAGGAGAGAAATCGATTATCTCAAGAAATTCATGATAAAATTGGTCACTCGATGACGGGTGCACTCATTCAAATGGAAGCAGCGAAGAGATTAATGGAAATAGATAAAGTGAAATCTGCTGAGTTATTACAAAATGCAATTCATATTTCGAAAGACGGCATTGAAAGCATTCGGATTACATTGAAAAATATGAAGCCGCCAATTGAACAAATTGGAATTCATCGTATGAAATTATTCATAGAGGAATTTGCCGGTAAGCATGATGTAAACATTCCTTTCGTATATAAAGGAAACTTAGATATGATTTCTCCAATTCAGTGGAAGATTATCGGTGAAAATGTTACGGAGGCATTAACAAATACGATGAAATATGCTGACGCGACAGTCATTTCAATAGATATTCATGTACTTAACAAGGTGGTTAAAGTACAAGTGAAGGATAATGGTAAGGGGGCAACTCTTGTTAAAAAAGGCCTTGGTATTATGGGGATGGAGGAGCGAACAGCGTCTGTAAACGGTAAAATTATTGTAGATGGGACAAGTGGTTTTTCAGTAACAATGTTGTTGCCGATATAA
- a CDS encoding response regulator transcription factor codes for MKIKILIADDNSFIREGMKIILNTYEEFEVLETVNDGKEAVAYCKKHEVDIALLDVRMPNMNGVEATKLICEETKTKPLILTTFDDDEYILDAVKNGAKGYLLKNNDPERIRDAIKGVYNGQTVMQDVVLDKIKSNLLENKEAESKIDKSLFTERELSIIALIAKGFSNKEISKQLFISEGTIANYITSVLGKTGLEHRTQIAIYYLTGKVD; via the coding sequence ATGAAAATTAAAATATTAATAGCAGATGATAATTCTTTTATTAGAGAAGGCATGAAAATTATTTTAAATACATACGAAGAATTCGAAGTATTAGAAACTGTAAATGATGGAAAAGAAGCTGTAGCGTATTGTAAAAAACATGAAGTGGATATTGCACTTTTAGATGTTCGTATGCCAAATATGAACGGGGTAGAGGCGACGAAGTTAATCTGTGAAGAGACAAAAACGAAACCGCTTATTTTAACGACGTTTGATGATGATGAATATATTTTGGATGCAGTGAAAAACGGAGCGAAAGGTTATTTATTAAAAAATAACGATCCGGAGCGTATTCGTGATGCGATAAAAGGAGTATATAACGGACAAACTGTTATGCAAGATGTTGTTCTTGATAAAATTAAGAGTAATTTACTAGAAAATAAAGAAGCGGAATCTAAAATAGATAAGAGCCTTTTTACAGAAAGGGAGCTTAGTATTATCGCATTAATTGCAAAAGGCTTCTCTAATAAAGAGATTTCGAAGCAACTTTTTATATCTGAGGGAACAATTGCGAATTATATTACATCAGTTTTAGGGAAAACTGGACTTGAACATCGCACACAAATTGCGATTTATTACTTAACAGGGAAAGTAGATTAA